A window from Lathyrus oleraceus cultivar Zhongwan6 unplaced genomic scaffold, CAAS_Psat_ZW6_1.0 chrUn0152, whole genome shotgun sequence encodes these proteins:
- the LOC127112538 gene encoding cation/H(+) antiporter 15: MEMANYACYNVSFSPSNNIWMADDIMIKHVPLLCLQIAYDILVSRLFYFVLKPLHVPLIIAQVLAGFTLSPSLLGNFEWVFSLFYSQYGILAVETFANLGIMYYVFLSGLEMNSDTILRSRKKGTSIAIAGIVTPMLFGVGFLALQQKLIDKNDVFAQTPKENQGEAYLFWCLALSVTGFPVLARILANLKLLYTKLGKDALTAAMLTDAYGWVMFTLLIPYSTRGGKPYLSVISTLMFIVFCFAVVRPILTPIIEHKTSMNTWRKSHLLDVLTGVCICSYITDSLGTHPIVGAFVFGLILPHGKFADVVLELSADFVSEILCPVYFAGFGFRLNLPFLLKQKNAGLMFLVMLLLCIPKVLSSVIVTFFFGMPARDGVAIGLLLNTKGIMAVILLNIAWDKRILDPYTFMVMMLAIIVMTVMVSPLINAIYKPKFRFMQSQLRTVQKLRFDVELRIVACVHNAKHANNMIHVIEATNATRLSPIHVSVAHLVQLTRHGTAILVSQMDNSNSTIGGAEATNYGSQLEFESITNAFEKLVEQYNAIRFDISSVVSSYTTIHEDIYNVAEEKRASLILLPFHKDYSTIEDAPEIIHNEHCEINKNVLQKAPCSVGIFVDRGLGSLLEIKLRIIMIFIGGPDDREALSIAWRMAGHPGTQLHVVRINLLGKAAEETKLKMEKSKSRHGMLSTVIDNVMQKELDEECIISFRHKAVNNNDSILYSEKEVHSNTGEEIPTLLNDIDKPGYDLYIVGQGSGKNSVIFSRLLEWCDHPELGVIGDILASTSFGTQSSVLIVQQYLVGRKRVMRKCHEVKTGTENL, translated from the exons ATGGAGATGGCAAATTATGCATGTTATAATGTATCATTTAGTCCTTCAAACAATATCTGGATGGCTGATGATATTATGATAAAACATGTTCCTCTTTTGTGTCTCCAAATTGCTTATGATATTTTGGTTTCTCGGCTTTTCTACTTCGTCCTTAAGCCCCTTCATGTGCCCCTCATTATTGCGCAGGTGTTG GCTGGTTTTACTCTGAGTCCAAGTCTCTTGGGAAATTTTGAATGGGTATTTTCCTTGTTTTATAGTCAATATGGAATCCTAGCCGTTGAAACCTTTGCAAACTTAGGAATAATGTACTATGTGTTCCTAAGTGGTTTAGAAATGAATTCAGACACCATCTTAAGATCAAGGAAGAAAGGTACAAGCATAGCAATTGCCGGCATTGTGACGCCAATGTTATTTGGTGTTGGATTTCTAGCTCTACAACAAAAACTTATAGATAAAAATGATGTTTTCGCACAAACACCAAAAGAAAATCAAGGCGAAGCATATTTATTCTGGTGTTTAGCACTTTCTGTAACAGGTTTCCCTGTCCTTGCAAGAATCTTAGCTAATCTTAAACTTTTATATACAAAGCTTGGAAAAGATGCATTGACAGCAGCTATGTTAACCGATGCATATGGTTGGGTTATGTTTACCTTGTTGATTCCTTATTCGACTAGAGGTGGAAAGCCTTATCTCTCAGTAATCTCTACTTTGATGTTCATAGTTTTTTGCTTTGCTGTGGTGAGACCTATCCTTACTCCAATCATTGAACACAAAACAAGTATGAACACGTGGCGAAAATCACACTTGTTGGACGTGTTGACGGGAGTGTGTATTTGTTCGTACATTACGGATTCTCTCGGTACACATCCTATTGTTGGAGCTTTTGTGTTTGGATTAATTTTGCCTCATGGAAAGTTTGCTGATGTGGTTTTGGAATTGTCGGCCGATTTTGTTTCTGAGATTCTGTGTCCTGTTTACTTTGCTGGATTTGGTTTTAGACTCAACTTGCCTTTCCTTTTGAAGCAAAAGAATGCGGGTTTAATGTTTTTGGTTATGCTTTTGTTATGCATACCTAAAGTTTTGAGCTCTGTGATTGTCACTTTCTTCTTCGGTATGCCTGCCCGAGATGGAGTTGCCATTGGATTGCTTCTCAACACCAAGGGTATCATGGCTGTCATACTACTGAATATTGCTTGGGACAAAAGG ATTTTGGATCCATATACTTTCATGGTTATGATGCTTGCTATTATAGTAATGACTGTAATGGTTTCTCCCTTGATCAATGCAATATACAAACCAAAATTCCGATTCATGCAATCGCAATTAAGGACCGTGCAAAAACTGAGGTTCGATGTGGAGCTTCGAATCGTCGCTTGTGTCCACAATGCTAAACATGCCAATAACATGATCCATGTCATTGAAGCCACAAATGCTACTAGACTTTCACCTATACATGTATCAGTAGCTCACTTAGTTCAACTCACTAGACATGGCACAGCTATTCTTGTTTCACAAATGGATAATTCAAACAGCACGATTGGTGGCGCAGAAGCAACCAACTATGGATCACAATTAGAGTTTGAGAGCATAACTAATGCATTTGAAAAACTCGTAGAACAATACAATGCGATTAGGTTTGACATATCAAGTGTTGTCTCGTCCTACACAACTATCCATGAGGACATTTACAATGTTGCCGAAGAGAAACGCGCCAGCCTAATTCTCCTTCCCTTTCACAAAGACTACTCAACAATAGAAGATGCTCCAGAAATAATCCACAATGAACATTGTGAGATAAACAAAAATGTTCTACAAAAAGCACCTTGTTCGGTAGGGATCTTTGTGGATCGCGGTTTAGGATCGTTGTTAGAAATAAAATTACGCATTATAATGATTTTCATCGGTGGACCTGACGACCGTGAAGCCTTGTCTATTGCATGGAGAATGGCGGGGCATCCAGGAACACAATTACATGTTGTGAGGATCAATCTGTTAGGTAAGGCTGCAGAAGAAACAAAACTAAAAATGGAAAAAAGCAAGTCTCGTCATGGAATGTTGTCGACGGTTATAGACAATGTGATGCAAAAAGAGTTGGATGAAGAGTGTATAATTTCCTTTAGGCACAAAGCAGTGAACAATAACGATTCAATTCTTTACTCAGAGAAGGAAGTCCATTCGAATACGGGCGAAGAGATTCCAACGCTTCTTAACGATATTGATAAACCTGGATATGATTTGTACATTGTTGGACAAGGAAGCGGTAAGAACTCGGTGATTTTTTCGAGGTTGTTGGAATGGTGCGACCATCCTGAACTTGGTGTTATAGGTGACATATTGGCTTCAACTAGCTTTGGTACGCAATCTTCTGTGCTTATTGTGCAACAATATTTGGTTGGAAGAAAACGCGTTATGAGAAAATGTCATGAAGTGAAAACTGGTACTGAAAATTTGTAA